The following nucleotide sequence is from Capra hircus breed San Clemente chromosome 16, ASM170441v1, whole genome shotgun sequence.
CCGCTGCGGGCAGGGAAGGTGGAAGTTAGAGCGCGGAGGCTGCTTCGCCCGGGGCCCCGCCCGCTCCACCCACTGTGATCAAAGGCGGCCGTTCCAGCCCTGGCGGCCGGGGCCCGAGGCTGGAGGTGAGGACCCTAAACTCAGCCTCCGCCATCCCCTCGGGCGCCTGTCCTCGGCTGCTTTCCGGCTCGAGCTTGGGTGCTCCCCGCGGGGCCGGGCTCCACGAGGGGGTCGCGGACACGGGTAGGAGGCTCAGAGGACGTACTTAAAGTCCGTTCCCAAATACTGGAAGTACACGAGGTAGCGCGCCCGCACCGAGCCCGCGCCCATAGCCAGACTGGACGAGGTGGAGCCGCAGGAGCTGAGCGGGACAGGCGGAAAGCCAGGTAGATTGGGACCGCACGTGGGGCTACGCGCGCGCGCACCCAGTCTGTCTACTCCCCCTGGCGGCTCTGGCGCTTGCGCCGGAGCTCTCGCCCCGCCCAGGCAGCCTAGCAAGGCTGCCCAGGGCGGGGGAGCAGAGGCGGGACTAGACTTAGGGAGCGGATGCAAAGTGCCCACCCAGGGGAAACGCCGCCGCAGCTTCACGCAGACCCGCGAGCTCCCGCGCCCACCCCACTAGCACCCGCCCAGTCCTCCCGCCGCGGTCCGGTTGAGCGCATGTTGCCAATCCCCCAGGTTGCCTAACGCCGAATCGCTGGAGCGCACGCGGCCCAGCAGCTCCTGAGACTGCTATTGGCCCCATCCACTCTTCCGACCCGCTGCACCGGACGAAGGGGGCGGGACGTCGGAGCGTTTGGCGACGCTCCCCGGCGGTGACAGCGGGCGGCGCGCGCGGATGGAGGACTTTGGCGACGCTCCCCGGCGGTGAcaggcggggcggggcggtggCGCAGCGGCCTCGTTCCGGGGCGGGCGGGCGCCGATCGcggcgcgggcgggcgggcgggcaggcCGGCCGGGGATGCCGCTCGGGCCGCCGTGGTCCTTGTGCCAGTGAGCGCCGCGCGCCGCCGCAGCCATGACGGTGGAGTTCGAGGAGTGCATCAAGGACTCGCCGCGCTTCAGGTGCGCCCCCGGGGCGCGACGCGGCCTTTTGTGATCCGCTGGTTCGCAGCCCCTCGGGGCACCCGGGACCGCCGGGGGATGGGGCGCGGGAGGGGGAGCCGGTCCCGCCTTTGTACCCGGCGCCGGGGCTGGAGGCCAGAGCAGGAGGACGCGCCTTGGACAAAGCCCGCAGCAACCCCGGCCCTAGAGTCCGGAACAAAAGATGCCCCTTGCGCTGGTCGCCGCGCGCGAAGGGTGCGCGCGTGGGGCGGGGCGGCCTTCGGCGCGGCCACCTCTCCGTGGGAGTGTCCGTCCGCTTTGTGTCTAGACCTTCTGCCGGCCACCTGCACAGAGCTGAGATCTTGCCGGGCCCTGCAGCCCGACTCTGGCTAGGGTCGTCTGGGTGCGTCTGGTGGCTGCATCGGGAATCTGTCTTGGTTCCTGTGCCCAGAGTAGTCAAGGGGGCGGGCAGCTGGAGCCACAGTTAGGGCTTGGGCAGCTGCTTGGCAGGGTGGCCTAGATGCCTGGCAGGGTGGGGTCTACCTGACCAGACTGGATTCGAGAGACTGGTGGAGATTCTGGGCTGTGCCCAGCCATGGGTTTGTGCTTTTAGTCCTTCTTGAGAGTGCAGGCTGGCTTATCTGTGTGGACATGTTCATGGTGTGCACGAATCTGCTCTAACGGGGCACCTCCTGTGTGTCAGGTGCTCATGCTTGTGCTTGGGTGCTGCTGAGGATGTGAATTCTGCCCCTCTGCACCCTCCCTTGAGGTGCCAGCCCTTGGACATGAATGTGTGGGTGAGCTGCACCCCTGGACTGCTGCTAGATACAGAGTGGGTGTTCATCATGCAAGGATGAGTTTAGACACTAAGCGCATGTTAGTTTGTTCCTGTGTATCCCAGCACAGGGTACATGTTTATGCAGCAAATCCATAAGTacacatttctgtgtgtgtgttgtgcttcTGCGTGCATACATGTTTGATGGCCCATGTGCCTGTCAGGCCTTGGCACACTTGCACTGggttgtgtgcatgtgtatgtgtgtgtgctggggcttTGGGGTGTGTTAGCAAGAGGGCCTGTGTGCAGTGCCTGGTGGGCCTCAGCATCGATGCTCTCACCTCTGAGTCCCTGGAGCCAGCCCCTTGCCCAGCGACTTCACAGGGAGTCAGCAATGAAGGCCAGGGAAGACTGGATGAGGGGTAGAGGATCAGAGAGTGGCCCCCGGCCCTGAGCAGAGGGCTAATGGTCACCTCTGCTCTCCCATCTTACGTTCCTGATATTTGAGGGGGGGAATGTGAGCAATTCAGGGACCTATGATCCCGGGCTGGGGGCACCCACAGTGGGGCAGTGGATGCAGCTGATGCCTGGGCTTTGCCAGGTTTTCTTTGAAAGTACCTAGCTAAGACTCCAAGGTGGGGGCCAGGGAgatgcccctgacctcgggccaCAGAAGCTGTACTGTGTGGGTTTCGGGGTTGGGCTGAGATTTAACCAGGTTTTGAGGCCTTTTGGGGGTTCCCTTGTCCGTGTGCCCTCAGGTGCTGCTGAGGATGTAACCTGGACTTCCTGGAGGCCCGCTTGGGGGCCAGGGTTAGGGTAGAACTGGGTGGGAGAATGTGGTCAGGATATAGGGCCAAGTGACCCCAGCCCTGGGGGAAGAGGGACCTTGTCTGTATGCTTGTGGCCTGGACAGAGCCCCAGAGCCCTGGGTGCCTGTGGCTAGAGGGCTTCAGGCTCTCTCAGACTCACCGGGGCACCGCCCACCCCTTGTTCATGGTGCCCCCTCCCCTGGGTGGGGCTTCAGGCGCTGAGTCATGGCTCTGGTGGGGAAGCTGGCCTCACCCTCCTACCCACCATCCAAGCTGCTGAGGAAATCCTGGAGGGATGGCAGGAGAGGAGGCCTTGGTCCAtggaggtggggggagagagATGAGGGGCATGGGGCCCCCAGGATGGGCTCTCTGCTGAGTGCCCACCTCACCCCCATGAGCACATTGTTACCATGCACCCCGCACCAGCTCTCTGGGGACCAactgccccctccccgccctcctgGTTCAGGGGTGATGGCCCTTCATGCGGCTGCTCAGGGCAGTTGGAGTGACTGGGGCTCCAGGGGCTGtgtctctgctctgctctgcagtGTCCTCTCCTGGGCTGGTGGTCCTTCCATGCCCTGGGCCCTgggattggggggaggggagaggctacAGTGATGGTCAGGATCCTGTAGTCTCAGGCTGGGCATCCTGCTGGGCGTGGGCCAACACTGGTCCAAGCAGACGTCCCCTCTGACCCCTTCCTGCTATGGAGTTCAGAGAGCCCTCAGCCCTGGGGCAGGGATGAGGGCTGCTTAGagcagaggagggcaggggatcttccaagggCCCTGACGAGGCAGCCTGGCACCCCTCCCCACAGCTCCTAATCGAGGGAGTACTGAGCTGCCCCCCAAATGAGGACTAAGTCCCTCTCCCCCAAGCCTGGGAAACCCTGGAACATGGCCCTCTTCTACCAGCTACGGGGCAGCGAGAGGCCACTAGACCTGGACAGCCTCCTCTGCTCTGGCCCTGGCCCTGGAGGCTGCCTCCAGCCCCTGGCCCGAGCTCCATTCCACGTTGTCCCTTGTCCCCAGGAAGCCAGATGGGCCCAGCTCACCAGCTGAGTGGGTTGGGGGGGCGGCCTGGGATCCTGGCCCTCTTTCCCTGTTTCCTGTTCCCAGAGcattgggggcggggggtggggggagtcacGTGCCTGATCCATCTGCCTCTCGCCTTGCCTTCCGGGATTCTCTGTCCACTGGCTTCTCTGGTGATGTCATCGTTAACTCTTTCCTCCCCAAGGCAGCCCCATTATCAGGCCACCCCAGCGGGAGTGGGCTCCTCCAAGGTCTGACCCACTGCTCCCTCCAGGCAGACAGGGCCAACTTCGTATTTGAGGTTGGGGGAGTAGTCGGGAGGTAGGGGCATGCCTCTGCTGGGTGTCTCACTGTGCCAGGGAGCAGCCCCAGGTTTGCAGGCTCTGCTGACACAGGTCTGCCCCAGGGTCTGCCAGCCCCAGGCCAGAGTGGGCTACAGCTGAAGTTAAGGGTTGGGGGATCCAGATGGGGTCTGGGGTCAACTCTGAGCCTTGGAGAGGTGTATATGTTGGGCTGAGGGGCGGTGACCAGCGAGGCCCTGCATGTCCCCCTCCACAGGGCCCTGGCCCCTCCCTCTGTGCTAGGGACCACCCCCTCCCCTGTCCACAGACCCCATTTGGGGGCATCACAGCCGATTAGGGCTCTATCTGCCTGGGATGGTAGTGGGCCCTGGAGGCTCTGCAGCCATGGAGTCACGGTCCCAGTCctgcctcttctcctccctcttccGTGCCCCCACACCAGTCTCCATGTCTTAGTCTGTCCAAGGGGCGTGGAGGAAGGTGGGCCTGTGGGAGCCAGTGGCTATCGACAGAGCAGCCCCTTCCCACTGCAGACCCCTTTGGGGAGGTGCCTGGGGAGACGAAGACCAGCTAAGTCGGTGGGGGAGGCTCGCTGCAGGCGGGTCTCCAGCCACCCTGTACCCGTCGCAGGGCAACTATCGATGAGGTGGAAACGGACGTGGTTGAGATCGAGGCCAAACTGGACAAGGTGAGGGAAGGGCCTGGGGGTACATAGAGGGCTCGGTCCAGCTCACTCGCGGCCACCAATACAAGTACAAGTGTGTGTTTATGCATAGCACGTGGGCCTGGCTGTCACTGGCCGTCAtacctgccacacacacacctgtgtctGTGTGGTTTCCTCTTGCCAAGACAAGGAGGGGCATCTTGGGGGAGGCAGGGGCAGCTGCTGGGGGCTGTGCCTCTGAGTGGCTGAGTTAGGGGCCCAGGGCacaggcaggaggggaggaggggtggcaTCCATGAGCCCCTGCTGGCTGATCCTGCTGTTCCTTGGCCCGGACCACATGCCCACCCCAAGTCCTGGGGTCCCTGCTCCTGGCTTCCCTCTCTTGCTCCTACCTCCCACACTGGAGCAAAGGCCTGGTCAGTGCCAAGCTGTTGCCCCAGCACCAGGTGGGCTTAGGAGGACAGGTGGCGAGCAGTGGCCTTCCTTCTCTGCCTAGGGTTGCCCAGCTGTGTCCTGGGCACTGATAGGCCGTGAGCTGAATTCCAGCTGCCTGGCAGGGTCCCAGCCTGTGTGGTCTGGCCTTGGTGGCAGTGAGGGCTGGGCCCACAGGTGGCGTGAGTGTCCCCCGTCCGTCTTCTCCTGTCTGCAGCTGGTGAAGTTATGTAGCAGCATGATCGAGGCAGGCAAGGCCTACGTCACCACCAACAGACTCTTCGTGAGTGGCATCCGTGACCTGTCCCAGCATTGCCAGGGCGACACTGTTATATCGGTGAGGAGCAGCTGACCTCTGACCTCTAGGCAGGGGCAGGCACAGGCAGGCAGCCCCTCGAGGgtgcccctgccctgggagcaggTGGGCGTTTGTGCTGGGCCACAGGGGCCACTCTGTGGCTAGTGGGTGGGAGGTGCTGACACTGGGGGCATGGCAGTCCCATTTAAGTAAGggtctcccccacccacccccaggaaTGTCTGCAGAGGTTTGGAGACAGCCTGCAGGAGATGGTCACCTACCACATGGTGAGCCCTGATGGGGGAAGTCGGGGGGCACTGCGCTTCCTTATCATCACTGTCATCCCTTCCCAGGCAGCCACCCCTCGGGCTTCCTGCAGGCCCCACCCAGCCTGGAAGGCTCTGGGCTGGCTCTGGGAGAGCTGAGCTGGCAGGGGCGGGCTGTGGGGGAGGCCACGTTTCTGCTTCTGCAGTCTAGGGGGCGCCCACATTGCTGAAACTCTACTGTGTCCCAGGTGAGGGCCGGATAGCCAGCAAGGAGGTGCCTGGAACCTGCCCATCTGGGGCTGAGGGTGGTGGGGGCTTGGCATAGGCGCCTTAGAGGGTTATCCAGGGCCATCAGACAAGGGTCATTGGCCAGGCTGACCCCACTGCTTCCCAGGATGGGTCTGAATGACCTTGAGCCCCTCAGGGGCCCCCTGCATGGACACAGAATAGAATGAGGCCCATGTGGGTGGTCAGACCGTGGCCTGGAAACCAGAGCCCCAGACTAAACAAGgggcccctcccccacagggGAAGTTCAGAAATAAACCAGTGCTGGACAGCTCGTCCGGCCTCAGcagtctgtctgtgtgtctgtctgcttCTGGTTAGGGCCCAGTCCTCTCCCCATGTTGATCGGATCTGATTCTGGGTCCAGTTAGCACTGTGGGGGAGGCCCCTCCAGCCCCCCACAACCACTTCACCCTGCCCCCAGGCCAGATCACTCAGGAGCTTCAGCCACAGCCGGACCCTTCCAACTGCAGGGCTGGTCATCCTCAAGGTggcccctccccaggctgggGCACTGGCTGTCACTAGGGACCCTGGGTGTGCCTGCTCTGTCTGGGTCATGGGAGGGGGACAGCTTGGGCCTCGAGTCTGAGAGCCAAGTGGGGGAGGTGGGCAGGTGGTCACAGCTGTTGCCTCTGGGCGCTGACCCAGGTCTGGGGGCTGCACCTGGTCCCTTGGACCCTGCGAGGCTGGCTCTGTGAGGGTGACCAGCTGGGGCCTAAGTGGGGCTGTACAGGGCATTCTCTGGTTCTTACCTGAGGGGATAGGGGCCTGGCCTCTGGGGTCATGTGGGGGCAGGTCCCTGATACCTCCACCTTCCTATGCTCCCAGATCCTGTTTGACCAGGCCCAGAGGTCTGTGAGGCAGCAGCTCCACAACTTCGTCAAAGAGTGAGTGGCCCcaagggaggcctggcctctCTCGGACCCAGGAGGGCGAGAGACCACACCCATGCTGGGGTGTTTGAGCTGAGAGAGTCTGGGGCCCTGACACAAGGCCTGCAGGCTCTGCGTGGGGGGCTCAGTGTAGGCCAAGACTGGGCTGAGGAAACAGTGCTGGAGGGCAGGACCACAGAGGGCAGCAAGGGGGCCCTCAGGCAGGGGTGAGGGCAGGACCATAGAAGGGTCAGGGTCGGGGTCATAGAGCAGGAGGTGGGGACTTAGCGGGggtctcagctcagtgctctgtgtatAGTTAGGGATCCCCCAAGTGGAGTGTCTAGAGTCCAGGTTAAGGCTAGGGATCACCCCAAGCTGGACCAATCCTGTGGGTGAGGTGGTGAAGAGAAAGGGGGCCCTGGATTGGGGAAGGGACCTGAAGAGGAGGTGGCAGGGAGTGCTGGCTGTAGGGGGTGGGAGGCCAGGACAGGGTGGTGGGGAAGGGGATTGTGGAGCACAGAGGGGCTGGGAGCAGAAAGAGGGCCTTTCTTGAAGGGGGGAGACCCCAGTGCACCCCTCCTCAGGCTCCCTGACCTGGTACCCGCCGGCCTCCAGGGACGTGAGGAAGTTCAAGGAGACCAAGAAGCAGTTTGACAAAGTTCGGGAGGACATGGAGCTGTCGCTGGTGAGGAATGCCCAGGCCCCGAGGCACCGGCCCCACGAGGTGGAGGAGGCTACAGGTGCCCTGATCCTCGCCCGAAAGTGTTTCCGTCACCTGGCGCTGGACTATGTGCTCCAGGTGAGTCGCTGGGCCTTGTGTGTCACTGCAGACAGGGACCTGGTGTCTGGAGGGGCCCCTCTGACTTGAGAAAACTTCGGATACTTGGGGAGggacctggaggagggaatgcccCAGGCAAAGGCCCATAGGTGGGGCCGTGCTTGGGACAAGCTAGGGCTAGAGGCTGCAGGAGGGCTTGGAGCAGGGGGTAGAGTTCATGGCTTTGTCCATGGAGAAACCATGAGAGGAGGGATGGGTACCAGTGTAGGGAGCATCAGATGAGCTGGTGGTCTCGGGGAGCCACAAGTACCCTGAGTGGACACGAGCAAGGTCCAGGCTCAGCCCTGATATCTTCACCTGTTCACACCTTCCTTGGCAGATCAATGTCCTCCAGGCTAAGAAGAAGTTTGAGATTTTGGATTCCGTGAGTGCTGGGGTTGGGTGCACCTGGTGGGGCCCTGGGCACCGTGGCTGGCGGCTGGGCCTCACCTGTGTCCCTACCCGCCCCCCCCAGATGCTGTCCTTCATGCATGCCCAGTACAGCTTCTTCCAGCAGGGCTACAGCCTGCTGCACCAGCTGGACCCCTACATGAAGAAGCTGGCGGCCGAGGTGAGCCTGCGGGGAGGGGAAGCCAGGGCCAGCGTCAGGGGAGGGGGTCCACTTCCCTCTCTGTACCCCTCCCCACAGCTGGACCAGTTGGTGATCGACTCGGCAGTGGAGAAGCGGGAGATGGAGCGCAAGCATGCCGCCATCCAACAACGGGTGAGGCCCTGCAGCCTTGGCCTCCCTGTGGAGGGCCCCTCAGCCCTCTCCAAGTGTGGACCTGGGAGACTGCCACAAAGACACACTCCCCGTCCCTCCCCAGGCCTGCCCACGCTCAGGCTGATTCTGATCCTCCTTGGAAGAGCAGTCAGAGGTGGGAGTCCTCATCCCTCAGGGTCTCAGCACAGTGAGAGGTCACTTAGAGGCCAGGACCAGCCCCCTCAGCCCACAGGCGCtagggctggggctgggtggaGGGTCCTACTGGGGCCTCTCTGCTCCTGGCCAGACAGCTGTCATGGCGCTGCCCTGGGCGGAGATGACTGCTGGTGGGAGCTGCTAGTTCCCCGGAGGCGGCGGCAGGGCTTCACTCActggctctctctctccctgctcccGCTCCTCCCGCTCCCGCCCTCAGACACTGCTGCAGGTGAGTGGGCACCcacccaggggtggggtggggggacaggtGGGTTGGGGCCTCTGTCCGCCCCGCCCCGTTTCAGCACCAAGGACACCTCCACAGCCCCGGTGCTCTGACCCTGAGCACCTCCCGGGGCGCGCCCAGCACCAGCGGAGGCTGCTGAGCTGGGACTGAGTCCCCTTCGGGAGCAGCTGCAGCTGTCCCTTCCCGCCCCCACTCAGCCAGGGGAGCAGGTGGCTGGGCCTCCTCTCCCACTGCCGGACACACAGGACAACGCTCAGTGTCTCCCTGGCCCGTGTGAATGGAGCTCTGTCAGGCTGGCTGGAGCAGCCCAGCTGGCGACATGAATGGGGGACTGAGGACAAGGGAGGCGGCTTCCTTCCTGATCCTACCCAGAGCCTGCTGTCTATGCTGGGCAggaggagctgggggctggggccgGAGCCCCCCCAGCTGTGGCAGGAGGCATCGGCCCCTATGGGGTTTGGGTCAGGAAGTGGCTATGAAGACTCACCCTCTCAACCTTGGCTGGGGGGAGCCTGGGAGGGCAGCCGTATCTGCACAGCAGTGGGTGGGTGCTCATGGGGGGCTGGGCTCCGACTGCACCCAGGACTTCTCCTACGATGAGCCCAAGGTGGAGTTTGATGTGGATGCACCCAGTGGGGTAGTGATGGAAGGCTACCTCTTCAAGAGGGCCAGCAACGCCTTCAAGACGTGGAACCGGTAAGGGAGGCCCTTCCTCAGGGGACTGCAGGGCAGATAGGTGGGGGAGGGTGCCCAGCCCGGCCTGACCCCTCCTGGCCCATTCCCCACCCAGGCGCTGGTTCTCCATCCAGAACAGCCAGCTGGTCTACCAGAAGAAGCTCAAGGTGCACTGGGCCCAGGGCAGTGACTCCTGGGCCTTCTCACCTGGCCTAGGGGTGGGCGGTTGGGCGGGTTGGTATCACAGGGCTGAGGACACGGATGGGCAACAAAGCCTGAGTGGCCAGGGACAGAGACCACTTGAACTCCAGCCAATCTGTGTCCTGGGTGGAGCAGTGAACGGGTGGTcagggtggggcagggctgggtgctGAGCGCAAGGGCCATGGTGGTCATGCCTGCAGGACGTGCTGACCGTGGTAGTGGACGACCTCCGGCTCTGTTCTGTGAAGCCCTGTGAGGACGTCGAGCGGAGGTTCTGCTTTGAGGTCGTGTCGCCCACCAAGTAAGCAGGTCCTGCCCAGGGCATGATGTTGCAAGACCCCCTGCTTGCCCAGGCTGACAGGCCCCTTCCTGCAGGAGCTGCATGCTGCAGGCCGActcagagaaactgaggcaggccTGGGTTCAGGCGGTGCAAGCCAGCATTGCCTCCGCCTATCGGGAGAGCCCTGACAGCTGCTACAGTGAGGTGGGCCCTCCCTGCACGTGCGTGTACAGCTCCCACAGGCCACACACCAGCACACATGAGCATTCTCTGTATGCACACATGAGTGTGTGTGCCCACATGGGGGTGCAGGCTCATGCCTCAGGCACCCTGGCCTGTGTCAGCCCCTGTATCTGGGGAGAAAGAGGGGGCCCCCACTGGGGAGACTGGGGTTGGAGCTCCCGTAGGGCTGAGTGACCCCTCACCCGGTCCCCAGAGGCTGGACCGCACCGCCTCCCCGTCCACAAGCAGCATCGACTCTGCCACGGACTCTCGGGAACGCAGCGTCAAGGGTGAGAGTGTGCTGCAGCGGGTGCAGAACGTGGCTGGCAACAGCCAGTGTGGTGACTGCGGCCAGCCTGACCCGCGCTGGGCCAGCATCAACCTGGGTGTGCTGCTCTGCATCGAGTGCTCAGGCATCCACAGGTGGGCCTCCTGGGCGGTgcggagggggtgggggcggagcCACGCCCTGACTCTTCCTCCGTCATCATCCAGGAGCCTGG
It contains:
- the ACAP3 gene encoding arf-GAP with coiled-coil, ANK repeat and PH domain-containing protein 3 isoform X1, which encodes MTVEFEECIKDSPRFRATIDEVETDVVEIEAKLDKLVKLCSSMIEAGKAYVTTNRLFVSGIRDLSQHCQGDTVISECLQRFGDSLQEMVTYHMILFDQAQRSVRQQLHNFVKEDVRKFKETKKQFDKVREDMELSLVRNAQAPRHRPHEVEEATGALILARKCFRHLALDYVLQINVLQAKKKFEILDSMLSFMHAQYSFFQQGYSLLHQLDPYMKKLAAELDQLVIDSAVEKREMERKHAAIQQRTLLQDFSYDEPKVEFDVDAPSGVVMEGYLFKRASNAFKTWNRRWFSIQNSQLVYQKKLKDVLTVVVDDLRLCSVKPCEDVERRFCFEVVSPTKSCMLQADSEKLRQAWVQAVQASIASAYRESPDSCYSERLDRTASPSTSSIDSATDSRERSVKGESVLQRVQNVAGNSQCGDCGQPDPRWASINLGVLLCIECSGIHRSLGVHCSKVRSLTLDSWEPELLKLMCELGNSTVNRIYEAQCEGPGIRKPTASSPRQDKEAWIKDKYVEKKFVRRPPSAPAREAPQRWRVQKCQRHHSSPRAPAPRRSKVRMEPVLPSVAALCSGSVEPRFRRDSLFCPDELDSLFSYFDAGAAAAGPRSLSSDSGLGGSSDGSSDVLAFGVGSVVDRVAEEEGAESEESSGEADGEAETWGLADVRELHPGLLAHRAARTRDLPALAAALAHGAEVNWADAEDEGKTPLVQAVLGGSLIVCEFLLQNGADVNQRDSHGRAPLHHATLLGRTGQVCLFLKRGADQHALDHAQQDPLSIAVQEANADIVTLLRLARMAEEMREAEAPSGQPGPLTGSSPTELQYRRCIQEFISLHLDES
- the ACAP3 gene encoding arf-GAP with coiled-coil, ANK repeat and PH domain-containing protein 3 isoform X2 gives rise to the protein MTVEFEECIKDSPRFRATIDEVETDVVEIEAKLDKLVKLCSSMIEAGKAYVTTNRLFVSGIRDLSQHCQGDTVISECLQRFGDSLQEMVTYHMILFDQAQRSVRQQLHNFVKEDVRKFKETKKQFDKVREDMELSLVRNAQAPRHRPHEVEEATGALILARKCFRHLALDYVLQINVLQAKKKFEILDSMLSFMHAQYSFFQQGYSLLHQLDPYMKKLAAELDQLVIDSAVEKREMERKHAAIQQRDFSYDEPKVEFDVDAPSGVVMEGYLFKRASNAFKTWNRRWFSIQNSQLVYQKKLKDVLTVVVDDLRLCSVKPCEDVERRFCFEVVSPTKSCMLQADSEKLRQAWVQAVQASIASAYRESPDSCYSERLDRTASPSTSSIDSATDSRERSVKGESVLQRVQNVAGNSQCGDCGQPDPRWASINLGVLLCIECSGIHRSLGVHCSKVRSLTLDSWEPELLKLMCELGNSTVNRIYEAQCEGPGIRKPTASSPRQDKEAWIKDKYVEKKFVRRPPSAPAREAPQRWRVQKCQRHHSSPRAPAPRRSKVRMEPVLPSVAALCSGSVEPRFRRDSLFCPDELDSLFSYFDAGAAAAGPRSLSSDSGLGGSSDGSSDVLAFGVGSVVDRVAEEEGAESEESSGEADGEAETWGLADVRELHPGLLAHRAARTRDLPALAAALAHGAEVNWADAEDEGKTPLVQAVLGGSLIVCEFLLQNGADVNQRDSHGRAPLHHATLLGRTGQVCLFLKRGADQHALDHAQQDPLSIAVQEANADIVTLLRLARMAEEMREAEAPSGQPGPLTGSSPTELQYRRCIQEFISLHLDES
- the ACAP3 gene encoding arf-GAP with coiled-coil, ANK repeat and PH domain-containing protein 3 isoform X3 — protein: MIEAGKAYVTTNRLFVSGIRDLSQHCQGDTVISECLQRFGDSLQEMVTYHMILFDQAQRSVRQQLHNFVKEDVRKFKETKKQFDKVREDMELSLVRNAQAPRHRPHEVEEATGALILARKCFRHLALDYVLQINVLQAKKKFEILDSMLSFMHAQYSFFQQGYSLLHQLDPYMKKLAAELDQLVIDSAVEKREMERKHAAIQQRTLLQDFSYDEPKVEFDVDAPSGVVMEGYLFKRASNAFKTWNRRWFSIQNSQLVYQKKLKDVLTVVVDDLRLCSVKPCEDVERRFCFEVVSPTKSCMLQADSEKLRQAWVQAVQASIASAYRESPDSCYSERLDRTASPSTSSIDSATDSRERSVKGESVLQRVQNVAGNSQCGDCGQPDPRWASINLGVLLCIECSGIHRSLGVHCSKVRSLTLDSWEPELLKLMCELGNSTVNRIYEAQCEGPGIRKPTASSPRQDKEAWIKDKYVEKKFVRRPPSAPAREAPQRWRVQKCQRHHSSPRAPAPRRSKVRMEPVLPSVAALCSGSVEPRFRRDSLFCPDELDSLFSYFDAGAAAAGPRSLSSDSGLGGSSDGSSDVLAFGVGSVVDRVAEEEGAESEESSGEADGEAETWGLADVRELHPGLLAHRAARTRDLPALAAALAHGAEVNWADAEDEGKTPLVQAVLGGSLIVCEFLLQNGADVNQRDSHGRAPLHHATLLGRTGQVCLFLKRGADQHALDHAQQDPLSIAVQEANADIVTLLRLARMAEEMREAEAPSGQPGPLTGSSPTELQYRRCIQEFISLHLDES